A portion of the Musa acuminata AAA Group cultivar baxijiao unplaced genomic scaffold, Cavendish_Baxijiao_AAA HiC_scaffold_1153, whole genome shotgun sequence genome contains these proteins:
- the LOC135585497 gene encoding MADS-box protein SOC1-like isoform X3, with amino-acid sequence MGYLFFAPPLPFISSESSHSRQRRKGKTPPAFFLSLPFLFVKTKRGEIIMVRGKREMKRIENATSRQVTFSKRRKGLLKKAFELSVLCDVEVALIIFSSGGKLYEFASSSMLSAIERYRAHSREDSISTKMEQDIEGGEYEAAWISKRIELIEASKQKLLGKNLGSCSLDELHELEGKLEESLHSIRERKYHLLQEQMAQLKEKERSLTKENEALREKYLKCKGLAKSPTATLGEGVAHNGAVQHSDVETKLCIRCPGRGTYT; translated from the exons ATGGGTTACCTTTTCTTCGCCCCACCATTGCCTTTTATTTCTTCCGAGTCGTCTCACAGTAGGCAAAGGAGAAAGGGGAAAACACCGCCTGCCTTCTTCTTGTCCTTGCCATTTCTG TTTGTAAAAACAAAAAGAGGAGAGATCATCATggtgagagggaagagggagatgaAGCGGATAGAGAACGCAACGAGCCGGCAGGTGACCTTCTCGAAGCGGAGGAAGGGGCTGCTGAAGAAGGCCTTCGAGCTGTCGGTACTTTGCGACGTGGAGGTCGCGCTCATCATCTTCTCTTCCGGGGGCAAGCTCTACGAGTTCGCCAGCTCCAG TATGCTAAGTGCAATCGAGCGCTATAGAGCACATTCAAGAGAAGATAGCATCAGCACAAAAATGGAACAAGATATCGAG GGAGGGGAATATGAGGCAGCATGGATATCAAAGAGGATTGAACTTATTGAAGCCTCTAAACA GAAACTGTTGGGCAAAAATCTAGGGTCATGTTCGCTCGATGAACTGCATGAGTTGGAGGGCAAGCTAGAAGAAAGCTTACACAGTATAAGAGAAAGGAAG TATCATTTGCTACAAGAGCAGATGGCACAGCTCAAAGAGAAG GAGAGATCCTTAACCAAGGAGAACGAAGCACTGCGAGAAAAG TATCTGAAGTGCAAGGGACTGGCTAAATCTCCAACTGCTACTTTAGGGGAAGGTGTAGCCCACAATGGAGCTGTTCAACATAGCGATGTAGAGACAAAGCTGTGCATTAGATGTCCAGGAAGAGGAACATACACTTGA
- the LOC135585497 gene encoding MADS-box transcription factor 50-like isoform X2 encodes MGYLFFAPPLPFISSESSHSRQRRKGKTPPAFFLSLPFLVSSCVGWYAHFSSSQFVKTKRGEIIMVRGKREMKRIENATSRQVTFSKRRKGLLKKAFELSVLCDVEVALIIFSSGGKLYEFASSSMLSAIERYRAHSREDSISTKMEQDIEGGEYEAAWISKRIELIEASKQKLLGKNLGSCSLDELHELEGKLEESLHSIRERKYHLLQEQMAQLKEKERSLTKENEALREKCKGLAKSPTATLGEGVAHNGAVQHSDVETKLCIRCPGRGTYT; translated from the exons ATGGGTTACCTTTTCTTCGCCCCACCATTGCCTTTTATTTCTTCCGAGTCGTCTCACAGTAGGCAAAGGAGAAAGGGGAAAACACCGCCTGCCTTCTTCTTGTCCTTGCCATTTCTG gTATCTTCTTGTGTGGGTTGGTATGCACACTTCTCTTCATCTCAGTTTGTAAAAACAAAAAGAGGAGAGATCATCATggtgagagggaagagggagatgaAGCGGATAGAGAACGCAACGAGCCGGCAGGTGACCTTCTCGAAGCGGAGGAAGGGGCTGCTGAAGAAGGCCTTCGAGCTGTCGGTACTTTGCGACGTGGAGGTCGCGCTCATCATCTTCTCTTCCGGGGGCAAGCTCTACGAGTTCGCCAGCTCCAG TATGCTAAGTGCAATCGAGCGCTATAGAGCACATTCAAGAGAAGATAGCATCAGCACAAAAATGGAACAAGATATCGAG GGAGGGGAATATGAGGCAGCATGGATATCAAAGAGGATTGAACTTATTGAAGCCTCTAAACA GAAACTGTTGGGCAAAAATCTAGGGTCATGTTCGCTCGATGAACTGCATGAGTTGGAGGGCAAGCTAGAAGAAAGCTTACACAGTATAAGAGAAAGGAAG TATCATTTGCTACAAGAGCAGATGGCACAGCTCAAAGAGAAG GAGAGATCCTTAACCAAGGAGAACGAAGCACTGCGAGAAAAG TGCAAGGGACTGGCTAAATCTCCAACTGCTACTTTAGGGGAAGGTGTAGCCCACAATGGAGCTGTTCAACATAGCGATGTAGAGACAAAGCTGTGCATTAGATGTCCAGGAAGAGGAACATACACTTGA
- the LOC135585497 gene encoding MADS-box protein SOC1-like isoform X1 — MGYLFFAPPLPFISSESSHSRQRRKGKTPPAFFLSLPFLVSSCVGWYAHFSSSQFVKTKRGEIIMVRGKREMKRIENATSRQVTFSKRRKGLLKKAFELSVLCDVEVALIIFSSGGKLYEFASSSMLSAIERYRAHSREDSISTKMEQDIEGGEYEAAWISKRIELIEASKQKLLGKNLGSCSLDELHELEGKLEESLHSIRERKYHLLQEQMAQLKEKERSLTKENEALREKYLKCKGLAKSPTATLGEGVAHNGAVQHSDVETKLCIRCPGRGTYT; from the exons ATGGGTTACCTTTTCTTCGCCCCACCATTGCCTTTTATTTCTTCCGAGTCGTCTCACAGTAGGCAAAGGAGAAAGGGGAAAACACCGCCTGCCTTCTTCTTGTCCTTGCCATTTCTG gTATCTTCTTGTGTGGGTTGGTATGCACACTTCTCTTCATCTCAGTTTGTAAAAACAAAAAGAGGAGAGATCATCATggtgagagggaagagggagatgaAGCGGATAGAGAACGCAACGAGCCGGCAGGTGACCTTCTCGAAGCGGAGGAAGGGGCTGCTGAAGAAGGCCTTCGAGCTGTCGGTACTTTGCGACGTGGAGGTCGCGCTCATCATCTTCTCTTCCGGGGGCAAGCTCTACGAGTTCGCCAGCTCCAG TATGCTAAGTGCAATCGAGCGCTATAGAGCACATTCAAGAGAAGATAGCATCAGCACAAAAATGGAACAAGATATCGAG GGAGGGGAATATGAGGCAGCATGGATATCAAAGAGGATTGAACTTATTGAAGCCTCTAAACA GAAACTGTTGGGCAAAAATCTAGGGTCATGTTCGCTCGATGAACTGCATGAGTTGGAGGGCAAGCTAGAAGAAAGCTTACACAGTATAAGAGAAAGGAAG TATCATTTGCTACAAGAGCAGATGGCACAGCTCAAAGAGAAG GAGAGATCCTTAACCAAGGAGAACGAAGCACTGCGAGAAAAG TATCTGAAGTGCAAGGGACTGGCTAAATCTCCAACTGCTACTTTAGGGGAAGGTGTAGCCCACAATGGAGCTGTTCAACATAGCGATGTAGAGACAAAGCTGTGCATTAGATGTCCAGGAAGAGGAACATACACTTGA
- the LOC135585497 gene encoding MADS-box protein SOC1-like isoform X4, translating to MGYLFFAPPLPFISSESSHSRQRRKGKTPPAFFLSLPFLVSSCVGWYAHFSSSQFVKTKRGEIIMVRGKREMKRIENATSRQVTFSKRRKGLLKKAFELSVLCDVEVALIIFSSGGKLYEFASSSMLSAIERYRAHSREDSISTKMEQDIEGGEYEAAWISKRIELIEASKQKLLGKNLGSCSLDELHELEGKLEESLHSIRERKYHLLQEQMAQLKEKERSLTKENEALREKGKV from the exons ATGGGTTACCTTTTCTTCGCCCCACCATTGCCTTTTATTTCTTCCGAGTCGTCTCACAGTAGGCAAAGGAGAAAGGGGAAAACACCGCCTGCCTTCTTCTTGTCCTTGCCATTTCTG gTATCTTCTTGTGTGGGTTGGTATGCACACTTCTCTTCATCTCAGTTTGTAAAAACAAAAAGAGGAGAGATCATCATggtgagagggaagagggagatgaAGCGGATAGAGAACGCAACGAGCCGGCAGGTGACCTTCTCGAAGCGGAGGAAGGGGCTGCTGAAGAAGGCCTTCGAGCTGTCGGTACTTTGCGACGTGGAGGTCGCGCTCATCATCTTCTCTTCCGGGGGCAAGCTCTACGAGTTCGCCAGCTCCAG TATGCTAAGTGCAATCGAGCGCTATAGAGCACATTCAAGAGAAGATAGCATCAGCACAAAAATGGAACAAGATATCGAG GGAGGGGAATATGAGGCAGCATGGATATCAAAGAGGATTGAACTTATTGAAGCCTCTAAACA GAAACTGTTGGGCAAAAATCTAGGGTCATGTTCGCTCGATGAACTGCATGAGTTGGAGGGCAAGCTAGAAGAAAGCTTACACAGTATAAGAGAAAGGAAG TATCATTTGCTACAAGAGCAGATGGCACAGCTCAAAGAGAAG GAGAGATCCTTAACCAAGGAGAACGAAGCACTGCGAGAAAAG GGGAAGGTGTAG